AATGGGCAGGTCGTTCAGTTATAAATGGGTAATTATGGGTCGACTTAAACCCAAACACCCTTTTATCCAAATAACTATTTATAAATGAATAATTAACGCATTAAATATTTAGTCTTAATATACTAATTTTTGTAAGTATATTATCTAAGAGATTGTAAGATCAAAAATACACGTTGGGGTAACCAATCAACGCCTCAGCTCATTTGATCAATTTCAATCAAGGCAAGCATCTTTATTATACTCATTTGACCTGTTAGAGATAAAATTACCCAAATCGACCCATccataagtaaatgggtcaaatTTAAAGTAGGTGTTATAAGGAACTACCTCCGGCAAAATACATTAATGAGGGCCCCTTTATCATCAACAATGGGAACCGCGCTTATATGTTCTGCAAAGCATCAAAAGATAGATTACGATAAATGCTTGAGATATAAGCATGATCAAATGTAAgttaagtaaaagtaaataaaaaagaTAGTCCGTACCATCTATTAACAGTCTATAAGCATCACTAAGAAGATAATTAGGGGCAAATGTTTTTAATTCCCGTGCACTCCCAATTTCTCTAATCCAAGTACCAATTTGTAGAGTACCAATTGAATGTTGTAGAAGAGGAAAATAAGCCGTACGGTGTTCAAAATGTCTGCGTATatctattttttaaaaaaataaataaattgatattAGTTTATATAATATGATAAACAAAACTTGCAGAGGAAGGCGGTGTTCAGGTTTGCGTTTTGGAACTAATTATCTAATTTCTCATTTTTCTATAGTATGTAACTTTTATGCTCATCTCACAAGAATTACATTTTTAGATTAACTTTGTGTATTATTtacataataatatagttttggTTTTAATTTTAAAAATGTATCGAACTTACGTTGTAAGAGTCCAGCAAGGCATGCAACATGAAGCAATTGTGGACAAGTAGAACCTTCTAGAACATATAAGACAGGAACTCCTGATACGTGATTTTGCAAGATCCTGACGACAACATTATTAAGGGATTCATCAGGATGAACCTGTGTTCAAAAGTAAACTGGGGACTATAagaatattaatttcatataaacaaTAACGAAAAAAGTATAAAACTTTTTATGCAAAGATAAATCTTTTTTCCCACCTTCTCATTAAGTCAAGTTAACTGAACTTGGTGGAACTAGTGGATTTAAACAATACTAAACTTAAAAGGTAgcaaaaaaagagagaaaaagagacttGAAGTGGACAAAATGTTTTAGGGAAAACCCGACCCGATCAGCAATAAAGTCTGAAGATAACCCGTTTTGACCCGTAAATACATGTCAAACACTGCTTACTTGAATCAAAGGCCTTCTTTGGAGTTGAAGTTTTGCTTCTTTCCAAGCAGATATTGTAGACAGATGATTTACATTATTGGTGGCCATTGCATAATTTCTATGGAGCTGCAAGTTTAATACCAGCTTTTAAAGTTAATTAGCAAATGAAGTATTACATTTGCTATAAATACTAGGGTTAAGTGTCTGAAATTATGTCAAAATTTACCCAAAATACCATAGTATATCAACTTCAAAAGTACCTATTGTAATGACATGTCAGCTTATATCAAGGCCACATCAGCAGAGAATACACTGGTTACCTGATGAAGAAGTCATCGGATGTACAATGTAGCACTCACTAATTGATTGTTTGATATGTGCAATACAAAGTCGTAATGTTGGATACATACGATAAAGCTTTGGGTGAAGTTCGATACATTTACACACACTTAATCCTAGATACTAACGTTAATAAGATGTATAATACCTCGATTAGGATTAAGATGAAATCAGATGAGGTTAGCATCCCTGAAATCTGTAAATTAGCTGCATCCCAAAGGGGAGCAATAGCAAGTCCCTGAAGTAAAAAACAGCCAAAGTTACACACAAAATCCAAGAAATTGTCAACAAGGAAATGCTATAATAAGATCATTAATCATTAaatcattaatcattaatcattaacaataattataaacgGGAGAAAATTTGCATCTCTTGTACCTCTTCATGCATACGAAGAAACGCCTCTTCTATAGTCATATTATCATCTAATACAAATACCTAATGTCAAAAGAACATTAGAATGATTACAATAAAAAAAAGTGTTTTATCTTTTGCATAAATAAAAAGGAGCCACTATCAAACCTTTCCTGAATTGGGCATTAAATCAAATGCTTTATAAGATGACAAATGGTTAAATAAGCGTTTACGGGTAATATCTACATCATCATCCGTTAATGTCACCTCCACTTCATTAGAAACAGTTCCTGACGTGGAAGCCTAAAAGCACAAGAAAGCAACAGTTCACTAGCAGTCAAACCACAAACATAGCGGTGTCAAAATGGGCGGGTTGGATAACACTCAAAACGAAAAATTGTACCCATGGGGTtgacttaaaaaaaaaaagaataaaaaataATACGTAGTAATTAAAAACTAATGTGTTAAAAATGGTTTCAAAATTATATAAGCTCAACTAATCCAACTTTTGGGCTTAAgctattaaagaaattttatgcatcAGAAATACAACTTGAACGAATATTAACATGTTCAGCAATGACCCATCTGTAAGCAAGTTTCTTTGCTATGACCCATTTGACCCTTGAGAAATAAAACGCGACCCAAATCAACCCATTCATAGTTAAATAGGCTGACAGTTCACTTCTAAACAAACTACAATAAAATATTTCAAAATACTTACACCACCAGCATCAGGATTTCGACTATCTAATTCGTCAATCTCCATAACTGGTATCTGAGGCATAATCTCCGGTCTTTCCACCATAACAGCGTTAAAAACACCAAACTCATCATCGGAAATCAGTTGCCGCTCGTCAATTCTCCACACACCATCAACCAAAAATTTGAACTTCATGCGACATTTTAGCCCCACCAAAAAAACAAAAATTAgtatatatattactaaattaaataagtttacATCATCAATAATCTAAGAGAGAAACACACCGAAATGTatcaatttatatcatttttttctttTCTACGTGTCGAACTAAAAAAGTTCCTTTCTTTAGATGTAATGTCATCATAACTAGAGTCACTTTGTGAAGTTTAACACATAAGAGAGAACTCTTGTTAGTTCTTTACATACAATAACAAAATCTTAAAATTTCAATACATTTTGGCATAACTTGCCATAATCTAACAATTcacattaaaaattattaaaacacCATACCCAACTTGATTAAAACATAAACCACATACATAATTATTCAAAATCAACTAAGTTTTACTAGTTAATTACCTTGTGCAAACCGGGTGGTAAATCACAAATTGTCATAAAAGTTGTAGATGAACCTTTAACAGCAACCATATGATGAAATTTATTCCACCTTCAAATACAACCAccattttgcattatatatttagtGTATGTGTATAGAAGTACTGTGTGTTTGAGAAAATCAAAATCAATGAATttaacaattaaaaaaaaaaaaaaaaacttcatttAATAAAATTAGCAACTTACCCAGTAAAATCACCACATAAGAGCACTTGATTGCCGCCATAAGACCACACAAAGTGTGTGTGAACCATAATTTTGTAAAATTGAATTGCCCTACTAATTTGTgggtatttatatataattggatgatTATAAAATTGGGGGAAAAGGTggaattgcaaaaaaaaaaaaaaaaaaaaaaaaactttaaaaaaatCGAATCTTGACGTGGATCCTGCTGCCGGATAAAATTATGGAATTATAGAAAAAGATACAGATACAGATACAGAGTTAAATATATGAAaatgaaatatttatatatatatatatatatatatatatatatatatatatatatatgtatgtgtgtatgtagtATGTATGTATTCATGATTAGGAAACAGAATTGTGGGGAGATTAGCCCAATTAGGAAACAGAATCTCCTTGGTTTCTCAGAGATGGTGAAACAGCTAAATAaacaaatatttttatttttatgtcaAATAAATGTTCCTACAACTTTTTCCCCCTCTTCAACTCATTGTAtgttactccgtaagtatttacaCTGTGTCCTCGTTTATGAAAAAGAATGGACAAAATTGCAAGGTTAGTCCATGGGTTTGTATCATATTTCACAAGTATcagttttttatgtgaatagttcATGTAATTTGCAAGAAGAGCAATGATAGTATAATCCACCAACATTGTTAAATTTTTTCCGTTAAAGTTAGTCATGTGACAAACATGTGAGGGTACTTTTATCATTTGACATATCTTCTCTTTTTTATCTCCATCTTCATCCCCATCTTCTTAATCACCTTATTCTCCATCTTAATGTTCCTTCATTCATCTCAAAATCATAAACTCTAAAACTTAATATTtcaatctaaatatatatatatatatataatataatctaAAATTAAATCCAAATCAAAATGTCACCGCGAACCTTCAAATGTTAAATCCACCTACCTTCGTATGTTAAATCTGCGGTTTCATGTCTGAGAACCAAAAGCCACTTTCAATCTTTCGTCGTCTCCTTTATAACCATCGGCGAATTCCAACTATGTATCCTCTTCCATACTTTGGAACTCCGTCTCTTTCGAACTAAAACATGAGATCTGAGAACCAAACACCACGATTTCACGCCATATTTAAAACATCAGATCAAAAAAACAAAAGCCTCAGTTTCACGTCATATTTGAACCAAAAGCCACAATATCACAATTTTCGAACTTAACTTCAACCAACCGCCAGTTGGTACCACCCCCAATTGATTACAACCAACGATTGAAGCAAAACCCCGACGATTGGTTCTGCCGCCACTGTGTCTGAATCGACAGATTTGATCAAAATCGCATATCAGGGTTGATTGATATCCGAGATAAACCGCAAGCTACTAGTTCAACTTTTTTTCTAATTATGATTTGAGTTTAAACATGTACATAAATGTTTACGATGATGAAATTATTGATGCTTTAGTAGATGAACAAGAATTCGTAGCTATCGAACAAGAATTGAGTTTTTATTTGGTGTTTTGGTTCAATTTGATAATGGGTATTTCAGATTTTAGGTATCAATTATTTGGTCCAAGTTCGTCATTAATGAATTTTTTGGTAACAAAACGAGATCTCGAATATGTTTTAGAAtggatataataattatattagataAGGTGTCAAAATATATTTTGATTTTAATTGACGGTTTCATGTATTATGAAGTATATCTTTTTATGGGTTTTGATATTCAGAAGAAGAGTGAGAAAAAGTTAACATTTGAAAAAGGAGTTACGTAAAATACCGATAATAGCCTTACATGTTTTGCACATGACTATGTTTTAATGGAATTAATTAACAATGTTAGCGAATTAGATTGTCTTTGCTCCTCTTGCAAACTACATGAACTATATCCATATTAAAACCCGATATTTTGATTAACCGAGCAATATGGTGCAAGCCACAAGGACTATTCGCAAAATTTTGTCAAAAAAATGAGAtgaaaaatgaaaaaagaaaggtAACACTATGAGGCGTGAttcttatatatttttttctagTCATTACACACTAACTTACTATTATATACTTATGCTTTATGTAAGTTCAACTTGCTAGATTAATTTAGAAATCTAATTGTAAATTttatgataaaaaatatatatggATCAAAAATTAATGTGTAAAAATCACTCTTCATTATTACTACGTACTACGTATAAAAGAAATGAAAATCCCTAAAGACTATAGTTATTCATTAATTGCAaagttaatattttcaatataaaactacatattaaacaatatatgaaaAATGAAGTCATTTTATTGGTTCAAATTACTACGGGAGTATGACATTTGGAGATTTTTGCATCTTTTTTATAGGGTGCATATTCCTTTTTCTTCCACGAAGCTGCACAGCGACATGGAAAATGAAGTCATCTTATTGGCTCAAATACCATCATTTGTGACATTTAGAAAATTTTGCATTATTTATACGACGCATATTTCTTTTTTTCTTCCACGAAGCTACACAACAGACATAGAAAATGAAGTCGCAAATTACTATTATTAGTGACGTTTGGAGAATTTTGCGCTTTTTTATACGACGTCTATTTTATTTTTTCTTCCACGAAGCTGCCTAGCGGGGCCATCTTTTCCTAGCTTATACGTACTAATTAGTGCcaataaataaattaatatgaGTAATGAGTAATTGTTATCAGGGCCGGTCCTGTGATTTTGGATGCTCTATGCGAGTCGAAGAAAAAATGCCCCTTATATATAAAAATACTGTATATTATAAGTTTCGAATTTGCGACATCGCGCAAGTGTTCGTTTtctaaaagccaacgcagtttgtTTTGGCACGTTATTAATCATGGATCTAGAGCTTCGTTTAGTAGCCAGCTAATAAACATCAACAAGAACAAGTCatgtatggaataaagataaattataattataagtatactcTAAAAAGAATGAATCGTCAAGCAATCAATAACTTACCAAATGTTGCAGTGTTAGTTAATGGTTTTGTTGGATCAATTTATGGACCAAGTCATTTGTTGACCGAGTAAAAAGGAGCATGGGAGTACAATGACTTCAAGATTGCAAGACGTGGGCAAGTGGAGATGTGATCCAAGATTTTCCTTTTTTTATCAGTTATTTTGTTTATTTAAATAGATTAGAGGCAACGTTTGTTTTTCATCATTCAATCACTTGTATATCTCAGTTTTAAGAAAGTGAATAAACCAGAAAATTGCCCCACATCTTGTTTCCTTATTTTATATTCCTGTCACTATATCGACATATTAGTGTGTAATATCTATCAGGTTTTTCATCCCACATCGGTGGGTGAGGGAAACAAGAGAGTGTATAAGATGAATGACCCTTGTTAAACTTGAAATTCAAGAAAGTTGGGCCTGATTCTATGGGTTTAGCATTGAGCTTTTTAATAACAATTATAAAATAGTACTGTTCGAGTATTAATATTGGGCCTTTAATATTATTGGGCCCTGTGCAAATGTACACAATGTACACCCTATTGGGCCGGCCCTGATTGTTATGTCCCCTTTTAGACCAATCATTACAAAACATACAAATCAGTGGTTGCAAGacatttaaattaattagtttaatAGAATTAGAGATAACAATACTACTAcgtatttgtttaatttgattaggTGTTTATATATTATAGCTTGGAGTAGGTGGTTTTTTTTTTGTTTCCGGTTCATTGTTTGCAGTTCCTTTTCTTGAAGACTTGCGATTGATTGTATCTACTATTTTTCCCTATTTtttctatattactccgtaatattcttGTATTCTTGACCTTTATATATCATTGATTATTTTAGTAGCAATTCATAAGTCGGGAAAGTGTAGCACACTGCCACGTTAGCACATTAttataacaacccagaaattttcgataaaatttaaacaaaatTTTGAGCTGTTTCAATTATctttgaccaattccgacgattcacgaacaaataattgaaaataaatatgtacatatacatataataatttgaaatataaatacgATTTACttgttataattaaatatgtaaagtatacaagataaatgttatattattacttttattaatattaatattaatatcagtattagaaaccttgatatatataatttgttacaattattaaacttaatactatcattaaaaatattattgtcACTAGTAAatttgaatgttaaatattattactaatattatcattattaatattattattattattattattattattattaatattaaaagcattattattattattaatattatcaatattattattaaaaataatgaaatctattattattaatatcattaataacattattgttatcatttttataataataattattattatctattattattattattattattattattattattattattattattattattattattattattaatataataatagttattattattattattaatatatttattattaatataaataaaataaaaaaatatgtgcagataaaaaaaaatataggttgAATTAGACAAATACCTAATTTTTCAATCTGTTTAAATTCTTTATTGTTTCTTTCTGGATCATGAATTACAGTCACTATCTGATTTAAATTTTTTTATGTTCAACATCtccattaattttttttattatttttattttcggTTTATGTCTGTTTGGAGGTTTCATCGTTGATTTCCACTGAACCAGTAATCGAATTAGGTTTTGCTTAAATTATTCATCATAATCACTATATAAATACTAATTGAAGGTTCTGCTAATTACAAATCAAACAGAAAACCCATAAAAAAACCCACGAACTCTCTGTTCTTGAtcaattttcaaaaattttgaattcgaataattttaaaaatccttaaatgtataagtgttaggaatcatctattcaAACAACCTGAAAAGTTTCAGAATCCAATTCTTTGTATCGAGTCGTAATTTTAGAGttaaagttttatttttaaaaagtcaaccgtctgttcatcgcgaaattcgattttcatttgatgttttaagttcaattaagGATACAGATAGTTTCTAAAAGAGTTTtacaacctttttcatgttgtaatcatcATCTAAAGCGATCCATATTTTAAAATCAAATTTCAAGTGTTCTTGTTTTTCGTCGAGCCCTACTGCTgctgtcttttttttttatatccaATTATCCCACACTTAGAACAATTCTGCATCATTCTCAAATTCTTAAAATTAAACAGTGATGATTGGTGAAGGTCTCTGGTCGACTGAAAATTTGAAGAAGGAGGAGAAAACAAATgaatatgttaaatataattaggAACGGATTAAAACAGAAAGAACAGCCAGCTCAGTTGGTTTAATGGCgtgtcgggttagcgggaggtctcgagttcgagtctggCTTGGGAcatttttttagaaaaggcttattttgaggtagttttcatttcctaaattttttaatattattattattaataacatgattttaaaactattaacattagtaatattatcattattattattaacactattattattattattattattattattattattattattattattattattattattattattattattattattattattattattattattattattattatt
This genomic window from Rutidosis leptorrhynchoides isolate AG116_Rl617_1_P2 chromosome 2, CSIRO_AGI_Rlap_v1, whole genome shotgun sequence contains:
- the LOC139894097 gene encoding sucrose nonfermenting 4-like protein isoform X1, translating into MVHTHFVWSYGGNQVLLCGDFTGWNKFHHMVAVKGSSTTFMTICDLPPGLHKFKFLVDGVWRIDERQLISDDEFGVFNAVMVERPEIMPQIPVMEIDELDSRNPDAGGASTSGTVSNEVEVTLTDDDVDITRKRLFNHLSSYKAFDLMPNSGKVFVLDDNMTIEEAFLRMHEEGLAIAPLWDAANLQISGMLTSSDFILILIELHRNYAMATNNVNHLSTISAWKEAKLQLQRRPLIQVHPDESLNNVVVRILQNHVSGVPVLYVLEGSTCPQLLHVACLAGLLQHIRRHFEHRTAYFPLLQHSIGTLQIGTWIREIGSARELKTFAPNYLLSDAYRLLIDEHISAVPIVDDKGALINVFCRSDVISLAKDNAYARAPLDQTTISQALQLVDTNARARFGICTRSDSLFTVISLLSDPGMRRVVVVEAGTRYVLGIITLRDIFNLIFRDFS
- the LOC139894097 gene encoding sucrose nonfermenting 4-like protein isoform X2; the encoded protein is MVERPEIMPQIPVMEIDELDSRNPDAGGASTSGTVSNEVEVTLTDDDVDITRKRLFNHLSSYKAFDLMPNSGKVFVLDDNMTIEEAFLRMHEEGLAIAPLWDAANLQISGMLTSSDFILILIELHRNYAMATNNVNHLSTISAWKEAKLQLQRRPLIQVHPDESLNNVVVRILQNHVSGVPVLYVLEGSTCPQLLHVACLAGLLQHIRRHFEHRTAYFPLLQHSIGTLQIGTWIREIGSARELKTFAPNYLLSDAYRLLIDEHISAVPIVDDKGALINVFCRSDVISLAKDNAYARAPLDQTTISQALQLVDTNARARFGICTRSDSLFTVISLLSDPGMRRVVVVEAGTRYVLGIITLRDIFNLIFRDFS